The following DNA comes from Nocardioides panzhihuensis.
CGCCGCGTCGAGCCTCGCTCACCGGGCGGGCGCCTTCGGGCGCCACCCGGTGGCACGGCGCTTCGGAGAAGCGGCGGTGACGCTCGTCGGGGTATCGATCCTCACGTTCGTGCTGCTGCGGGTGGTCCCGGGCGACCAGATCACCGCGGCGTACGGGACGGCTGCGGGTGACCTCTCCCCCGAGCAGCTGCAGGCGCTGGAGGCCTACTACGGGGTCAACGAGCCGCTCCTGTCCCAGTACCTGGGCTGGCTCGGTGGCGTGCTCACCGGCAACCTCGGAGTCTCGGCGACCTCCCACCTGAGCGTGCTGTCGATGACCGCGCAGTCGTTGCCCAACACCGTCGAGCTGGCTGTGCTCGCGATCGTGATCGGCCTCGCCCTCGGCGTACCGGGCGGGATGCTGGCGGCCAGCCGCCCCGGGCGCGCCCGCGACCAGATCAGCCAGGTGACCAGCCTGGTCGCGCTGTCGGTGCCCTCCTTCCTGCTCGCCGCCGTGGTGTCGAACTGGCTGGTCAACACGGTCGGCTGGTATCCCAACGGCGAGGGCTACCGCACGCTGGGCGAGGACCCCGGCCTCAATCTGCAGCAGATGCTGCTGCCGGCGCTCGTCCTCGGGATCAGCATCGCCCCGCCGATCCTGCAGACCACTCGCGCCGCGATCCTCACCGTCCGTTCCGAGGACTACATCCGGACCGCCCGCGCCAAGGGGGTGTCCGGCCGGCGGCTGCAGGTGCGGCACATCCTCCGTAACGCCCTGATCCCGGTGGTGACGATGAGCGGCCTCCAGTTCGGGTTCCTGCTCGGCGGGGCCCTGGTGGTCGAGCAGATCTTCGCGATCCCCGGGATCGGGCGCCAGGTGCTGCTGGGGCTGGAGCAGAAGGAGTACGCCGTGGTGCAGTCGACCGTGCTGGTGATCGCGGTGATGTTCGTCCTGGTCAACCTGCTCACCGACGTCCTCTACCGTCTCGTCGACCCGAGGGTGCGTGTGTCATGAGTGCTGCGGCTGACATGCACGAGGTGCCCGAGGTCCCCACGACGCGGGCCTCCGGCCGGTGGGTCAAGGCGTTCCGTACGCCGAGCGGGATCGTCGGCCTGATCCTGATGGCCCTGGTGGCAGTGCTCGCGGTCCTCGCCGCGGCCGGGGTCGGACCCGACCCGGCCGCCCAGGACGTGCAGGCTGCGCTCCAGGGACCCAGCGCGAGCCACTGGTTCGGCACCGACCAGTTCGGCCGCGACATCTTCGCCCGGGTCTGCGCCGGCCTGGCCAACTCGCTGCGGGTCGCCCTCGTCTCGGTCACCGTGGCGGCGATCGGCGGGGTGCTGCTCGGCATCCTGGCCGGCTACTACCAAGGCGTCCTCGACCGGGTGGTCGGCGTCATCACCAACGTGCTGTTCGCCTTCCCGTCACTGCTGCTCGCCCTCGCTCTGGCCGCCACCCTGCGCCGCAGCTGGCTGACGGTGGCGATCGCGATCGCGGTGGTCTACCTGCCGATCTTCGCGCGGGTCGCCCGCGGGCCGGTCCTGACGCTGCGCCACGCCGAGTACGTGCTGGCCGCGACCGCGGTCGGTCGCAGCCGGCTCTCCACCCTCTTCGAGCACGTGCTCCCGAACATCCTCGGCATCCTGGTCGTGCAGGTCACCCTGTCGCTGTCCTGGGCGATCCTCACCGAGGCGGCGCTGAGCTTCCTCGGTTTCGGCACCCCGCCACCGGCGGCGTCGCTCGGCGGCATGGTCTATGCAGCGCAGACGCTCAGCAGCGTCGCTCCGTGGATGCTCTTCGCCCCCGGCGTCGCGCTGATCCTGGCCGTGGTCGGGTTGAACCTGCTCGGCGACGGACTCCGAGCCGCGCTCGATCCACGAGGAGCCAACCAGTGAAGGCAGAGCCAGCGAAGGTGGAGCCAGCGAAGGTAGAGCCAGTGAAGGTAGAGCCAGTGAAGGCAGAGGACGAGGCCATGCTCGACGCGCTCACCACCGAGGCATCGAGCACCACGGACGGACCGGAGATCGACCAGCTCTCGGTCGCCGGCCTGGTCGCGACGATGAGCGAGCGCGACGCGACGGTCGCGACGTCGGTACGTTCCGCCCTGCCGTCGATCGCGGCCGCCGCCACCGCGGCGGCCGCTCGGATGCGGGAAGGCGGCCGGTTGATCTACGTCGGCGCGGGCACGTCGGGACGGCTCGGGGTGCTCGACGCCTCCGAGGTGCCGCCCACCTTCGGCCTCGACGGCGTCGTCGTCGGCGTCATCGCCGGCGGCCCGGCGGCACTCTTCAGCGCAGCCGAGGGAGTCGAGGACGACGAGGGGGCGGGTGCGGCCGACCTGGCAGCTCTCGACGTCGGGCCGCTCGACACCGTCGTGGGGATCGCCTCCAGCGGGCGTACGCCCTATGCCCTCGGTGCCCTCGCGTACGCAGCGGAGCACGGCGCCCTCACCGTCGGTGTCGCCTGCAACCTGGGCACCCCCCTGGCGCGCGTCGCCGACCACGGGATCGAGGTGCCGGTCGGCCCCGAGATCCTCGCCGGATCGACCCGGCTCGGCGCCGGCACCGCCACGAAGATGGTGCTCAACATGATCTCGACCGCGACCATGGTGCAGCTCGGAAGGACCTACGGGTCGCTGATGGTGGACATGCGGGCCAACAACGCCAAGCTTCGGCACCGCGCGATCCGGATGGTCACCGAGGCCACCGGAGCCGACGAGGCGACCGTGCTCCGTGCACTCGACGAGGCGGACTGGCACACCAAGCTGGCGATCGCGACGATCCTCACCGGCCTCTCCCCTGCCGAGGCGTCGCAGGCGCTGGAGCTGGCCGGCGGCCGGCTGCGGACCGTCATCGAGGAGCGTGGCTGATGCGCGTGCTCGGAATGATCTCCGGAACCTCCCACGACGGGATCGACATCGCGGTCGTCGACTTCGACGTCGCCCATGACAGGGACGGTGACGTGCTGCGGGCGCGGATCGTCCACCACACCTCGGTGCCCTACGCGGTCGATCTGCGCCAGCGGCTCATCGACGCCATGCCGCCGGCGCCGGTCGGCTTCGACGTCGTCTGCGAGCTCGACACCCGGATCGGGCAGGCGTTCGCCGCGGCCGCGAGCCGGGCTGTCGAGGAGGCCGGCGCCGTCGACGTCGTCTGCACCCACGGCCAGACGGTCTTCCATTGGGTCGAGGGTGGCCGTGCACTCGGCACGCTCCAGATCGGGCAGCCCGCCTGGATCGCCGAGGCGACCGGCGCGAGCGTCGTCTCGGACGTACGCTCCGACGACATCGCTGCCGGCGGTCACGGCGCGCCGTTGGTGCCGCTGCTGGACGTCCGGATGCTGGCGCCGCTGGTCGAGGACGGAGCCGTCGCCGCCGCGCTCAACCTCGGCGGCATCGCCAACCTCACCGTGTGCCGAAGCGCCGCGGACCCGGTCGCATGGGACATCGGGCCCGCCAACGCTCTCATCGACGCGGTGGTCACCGACGCGCCCGGAGCGGCGACCTACGACCGCGACGGCGAGCTCGCCGCAACCGGTGCCGTGGACCCGGCGCTGCTGGCCGAGCTGCTCGACTCTCCCTATTTCGCGCAGCCGGCTCCGAAGAGCACCGGCAAGGAGCTGTTCAACCTCGGCTACGTCCGTGACGCCCTCGAGCGCGCGGGTGTGACGCCCGCGCTTCCCGACCTGGTCGCGACACTCACCGAGCTCTCCGCGGTCACCGTCTCCCAGGCGGTCTCCCAGGCTGGCGTCGAGGTGCTGGTGGCCTCCGGTGGCGGCGTACGCAACCCGGTTCTGATGCGACGGCTCGGCGAGCTCCTCCCCGGCGTGCGCGTCACCACCAGCGACGCCCTCGGCGTCCCGTCCGACCACAAGGAGGCCATCGCCTTCGCCCTCATCGGCTGGGCCAGCGTCCACGGACTCCCCGGCAACGTCCCCAGCTGCACCGGTGCCGACGGACCCCGCGTGCTCGGCCGGATCAGCCCGAGGGACACGCCTCCGCCTGCGATCGACGCCTGGCCCGGCACCCTGGTGTTCGAGCGATGACCGGCCGGCAACCCGTTCAGACGTACGCCGACCGCCTGCTCACCCTCGGCAGGGAAGGCACCCATCCGGCAGGCGCCGTCGTCGGGCTGCGCACCCCGGACGGCTCCGAGGTCGCGGCCTCCGGCTGGGCCCGGCTGCCCGCTGCCGACCGGCCCGGCGTGCCCATGCAGCCCGACCACATGCTCGACCTCGCCTCGGTCACCAAGCTCGTCGCGACCACGGCGATCACGATGCGGCTCGTGGCCGCCGGCGATCTGCGTCTCGACGACCCGGTGCGCCGACACCTGCCCGCCTTCCGAGGTGAAGGGAAGGACGAGGCGACCGTCGAGCAGCTGCTGACCCACACGGCCGGGCTGCGTCCGTGGTGGCCGCTCTACGCCGCCGTGCCCAGTGGCCGGCGCAGCGAGACGATCCAGCACGTCCAGCAGCTCCCGCTGGCGTACCCGCCCGGCACCGGCTGGACGTACTCCGACCTCGGCATGATCCTGCTCGGCGCGGTGATCGAGCGGGCCACCACGCTCCGGCTGGACGAGGCGTACGAGCAGCTCGTGGCCGCACCGCTGGGGCTCTCGGCCCGGTTCGGACCGGTCGTCCCGGACCGCGCCGCCTCGAGCGCGGACAGCGACGCCTATGAGTTCGCCATGCTTGCCACCGACGAGCCGCACCCCGTCGGCATCCCGCCGGCTCGATTCTCGCGATGGCGTGACCATCCCCTCCGGGGAGAGGTCAACGACGGCAACACCGCCCACTCCCTCGACGGCGTCGCCGGGCACGCCGGCCTCTTCTCGAGCGTCGAGGACCTGCTGACCTACGGGACGGCACTGTGCGAGGGCACCTTCGTGCCACGCGAGGTGCTCGACCGCTTCGCGACACCGCACCCCGAGCATCCCGAGCAGGCGCTCGGCGCCTTCCTCGGCCGGGCCGGCGAGACCAGCTTCCTGCAGCATCCCGGCTTCACCGGCACCTTCTTCGCCGTCGCCCCTGACACCGGCCTCGTCGTCGCCGGCGGCGCGACCCGGCTGCACGGCCCGCTCGGCCCGATCGACCACAATCCCACCCGGCTCCCAGACGTCGTACCCGGCACCGAGATCATCTCGGTGCTGCTCGACGCGGCCGGCCTCGAGGAGGACCGATGACCCCCGTCCTGTCCGTACGCGACCTCTCGGTCACCTTCGACACCGGCGAGGGCCCGGTCCAGGCACTGCACGACATCTCCCTCGACCTCGCCGCCGGCGAGACCGTCGCCGTCGTCGGCCAGTCCGGCTCCGGCAAGTCGACGCTCGCCTCCTGCGTCAACCGGCTCCTGGCGGACAACGGCCGGATCACCGCCGGCGCGATCACCCTCGGCGAGCAGGACATCACCCGCGCCCCCGAGTCGACCATGACCGCGATCCGTGGCCGACGCATCGGTCTGGTGCCGCAGGACCCGATGACCAACCTCAACCCGGTGATGACCGTCGGTGCGCAGATCACCGAGGCGCTGGAGGTCCACGGTCTCGCGTCCGGGCAGGACGCGCGCGAACGCGCCATCGACCTGCTCGGCCAGGCCGGCATCGACCGGCCCGCCGCCCGCTTCCGCCAGTATCCCCACGAGTTCTCTGGCGGGATGCGGCAACGCGTGCTCATCGCGATTGCGCTCGCGTGCCGCCCCGAGGTGCTCCTCGCCGACGAGCCGACCTCCGCGCTCGACGTCACCGTGCAGCGCCTCGTCCTCGACCAGATGGCCGAGCTCACCGCCGAGCTCGGCACCGGCGTGCTCCTCATCACCCACGATCTCGCCCTGGCCGCCGAACGCGCCGACCGGGTCATCGTCATGCATCGCGGCTGGGTCGTCGAGAGCGGTGACGCGGCCACGATCATCGCGTCCCCACAGCATGACTACACCGAGCGGCTGCTGGCCGCCGCCCCCGCCATGTCCGACGTCAAGGTCATCCCGACAGCCGACGACGAGTCCGCCGAGCGCCCCGAGACCCTCCTCGAGGTGAGCGGCGCCGTACGCCGCTACCGGATCCGCGGGCAGCGCGAGCACCTCCACGCCGTCGACGGGATCGACCTCTCCATCCCCAAGGGACGCACGGTCGCCATCGTCGGCGAGTCCGGCTCCGGCAAGTCCACCGCCGCCCGGCTCGCGCTTCGCCTCGAACGGGCCGATGCCGGCACCATCCGCTACCGCGGCACCGATCTGGCGAGCCTGCGCGGCAAGGACCTGCTCGCCTACCGGCGCGCCATCCAGCCGGTCTTCCAGAACCCGTACGCCTCCCTCGACCCGCGCTACACGATCGGGCAGGTCATCGACGAGCCCCTGCGTGTCCACCGCATCGGCGACGCCGCCTCTCGCCGCAAGGCCGTGGCCGACCTGCTCGACCGGGTCGACCTGCCCGCGGCGTACGCCCACCGGCGGCCGCACGAGCTCTCCGGTGGCCAACGCCAGCGAGTCGCGATCGCCCGCGCCCTCGCCCTCGATCCCGAGCTCGTCGTCATGGACGAGGCGGTCAGCGCTCTCGACGTCCTCGTCCAGGAGCAGATCCTGGAGCTGATGGTCGATCTCCAGCGCGACCGGGGTCTCTCCTACCTCTTCATCAGCCACGACCTCGCCGTCGTCCACCTCGTCGCCCACCACGTCTACGTCATGAAGGCCGGCAAGATCGTCGAGCACGGCGATCCCGACACCGTCTTCCGCTCGCCGCAGCATCCCTACACCCAGCAGCTCGTCGCCGCCGTACCTCGCCCGCACGAACAGGCGTCGTAGCCTCTCGGGTCGCGAGGGTATGGCACCAGACCGGATCGGCATTGGACGCACTCGGACGCCCGGCGCGAGCATTCACCCATGACTCGGAACGAGACGTACGTCACACATCACTCCTTCGTGACCCGATGGCCGGCTCGCGCGCTGGGCCTGGCGATCGCCCTCCTCTGCACCCTGAGCCTCACCACCCCGGCCGCGGTGGCAGGGCAGGCGCCTCCGCCGGCGGGCGACCCGACTGACACCTCAGCGGCCTGGGCACAGGCCGACGAGATCCGGGCACGCGTCAAGCCGCCGACGTTCCCCGACCATGCGGTCAGCATCCTCGACTTCGGCGCCGATCCGTCGGGCCAGGCGAAGAGCACCGACGCCTTCCGTAAGGCGATCGAGGCGGTGAACGCGGCCGGCGGCGGCCGGGTGGAGGTGCCGACCGGGGTCTTCCTCACCGGCGCGATCCACCTGAAGAGCAACGTGAACCTGCACCTCGCCGACGACGCGACGATCCGCTTCAGCCGGGACAAGGCGGACTTCCTGCCGGTGGTGAAGACGCGCTACGAGGGTGTCGAGCTCTACAACTACTCCCCCTTCATCTACGCCTACCAGGTCGAGAACGTCGCGGTGACCGGTAACGGGACCCTGGACGGCAACGCCGACGCCGACAACTGGTGGGACTGGAAGGCGAAGAGCCCCCGCCCGGAGACGCCGGACCGCAACGAGCTCTTCCGGATGGGCGAGGAGGGCGTGCCGGTCGAGGAGCGGGTCTTCGGCGCCGGCCACTACATCCGCCCGAGCTTCGTCGAGTTCTACGAGAGCCGCAACATCCTGGTCCAGGGCGTCACGCTCAACAGGTCGCCGATGTGGCTGCTGCACCCGACGCTGTCGCAGAACGTGACCATCGACGGCGTACACCTGGAGAGCCTCGGCCCCAACAACGACGGGGTGAACCCGGAGTCCAGCCGCGACGTGGTCATCAAGAACACCTTCTTCAACACCGGCGACGACAACATCGCGATCAAGTCGGGGCGCAACGCCGAGGGCCGCCGCATCGGCGTTCCCGCCGAGAACATCCTCATCGAGGGCAACTACATGCAGGCCGGCCACGGGGCGGTGGTCGCCGGAAGCGAGATGTCCGGCGGCGTACGCAACGTCTTCGCGCAGGACAACGTCATGGACAGCCCCGACCTCGACCGCGTGGTCCGGATCAAGACCAACTCGGTACGCGGCGGGGTGGTCGAGGACATCTACGTCCGTGACAACGCGGTGCCGCAGCAGGGTGGCCAGGCGGTCTGGGTCGACTTCCGCTACGAGGAGGGCGACGCGGGCGACTTCACCCCGACCGTGCGGGACGTCTACATCGAGGACCTGCACAGCGTCGGGGGCACCCACGCGATCTTCCTGCGAGGCTACGCCCGCTCTCCGATCACCAACATCAACATCCTGAACTCCTCCTTCTCCGGTGTCCGCACACCGATGCTGGCCGAGCACGTCCAAGGCCTGCGGCTGGTCAACACCACCATCAACGCCCAGCCCGCCGACGCGGTGGTCTGCCAGGGCACGGTGTGGCTCGGGATCCCCGAGAAGCTGGTCAGCTCCGGCGTCGAGGACCGGGTGGCGGACGGCCAGTGGTGCCTGTCGGAGCAGTTCGCCGAGGAGCACGCCTGGTCCTCCCCCGGCCAGTTCCGTGCGTACGTCGCGGAGCGGACCGCTGCCCTGCTGAAGGCCGGCGTGATCACCGAGGCGGAGAAGGAGGCCCTCCAGGAGGCCGCCTCGCGGACCGCCATCGGAGCTCGCCGATAACGCGGACCCGAGCCCGCCACGTCATCAGACGCTGGTGGGCTCGGGCTCCGGAGCTTCGACGGGCGCGCGCCTGACCTTGAGCACCGCGAAGGCGACGATGACAGCGGCGACGGCGAAGAGCAGGCCGTACGCAGCCACCGACTCGGCCTCGAAGCTGCGCAGCAGCGTACGTCCGTTGGTGACCAGGATGATGCTGCCGACCAGGCCGCCGAGGATGGGCAGCGAGAGGTGCTTGACGAGGTAGGCGGCGAACGGGGCGGCGATCACGCCACCGATGAGAAGCCCGCCGATGATCCGCCAGTCGAGCGCCTCCCCTGCCAGACCGACGAGGAAGCCGACGCTCGCAGAGACGGTGGTGACGAACTCGGCGGTGGAGACCGAGCCGATCACCTTGCGCGGGTGCAGGGTGCCGCTGGAGATCAGCGTGGGCGTCGTGACCGGGCCCCAGCCACCGCCGCCGGTCGCGTCGATGAAGCCGCCGAACAGGCCCAGCGGAGCGAGCAGGCCGAGCCCCGGCCGGCGGCCCGGGATGAAGACCGGCGGCTTCCCGAAGACGAAGCGCGCGACGATGTAGAGACCCAGCAGGAGCAGGAGACCGGCCACCCACGGCGTGGCGCTCTCGGTGGAGAGACCGGAGAGGACCGTCGCGCCGACGAAGGCGCCGATACCACCGGGGATCGCGATCTTGCCCACGACCTTCCAGTCGACGTTCCCGAGCCGCCAGTGGGAGACGCCCGAGACGAACGTCGTGCCGACCTCGGCCAGGTGGACCGATGCTGACGCGACCGCAGGGGCGACGCCGGTGGCAACGAGCAGGGTGCTGGAGGTGACGCCGTAGGCCATGCCCAACGAGCCGTCTACGGCTTGGGCCGCTAGGCCTACGAGAGCAAAGATGATCAGCCGCTCCATGCGGGACTCCTGGGGCGAGGGGGGGGTGGGATGGTAATGTAACTCTAATTACTATAGATAGTCTTTCTGGGGTTCTCTAATCGTCTCGGTGGGCGGGCGCATCGGTGGTCGAGCTTGTCGAGACCCGTCGCCTCCGCCGGTCGAGCCCGTCGAGACCCGTCGCCTCCGCCGGTCGAGCCGCCGGAGCCGCTAGGCGGAGGCGTGTCGAGACCAACACAGTCCCTCAGTGATCGAGCTTGTCGAGACCTGCCTCCCGCTGGTCGAGCCGCCGGAGCCGCTAGGCGGAGGCGTGTCGAGACCAACACGGTTCTGGTCGGGGAAACCTCGCTGAGCGACTGTTACTTCGTTTCAGTGTTCGCCGCCGACCCTTCTTCGAGTGTTTCTCGATCAGCCGCCGCGTCAAGGACGGGCTTCGCCCGCCGCTTCGCGGTGGCCTTCGGCCATCCTTGACTCGGCACCTGATCAAGAAAGATTTCGCCATTATCGGGGCGGCGGCGAGGGTGTGGCGCGGGGTTCAGGTTGCTTGTTCGCTGACTGCGTAAATCGGTTCTGACCAGCAAAAACAGGTAGCGCTACGGTACTGTTCCGCATATAATGAGGCGTATGAACGAGACCGTCGACCAGCTCCTCACCGGGCCGCCCCTGGGTGCGTCCGAAGGTGAGCTGGTCGACTGGATCAGCCGGCTCGAAGAAGTGAAGTGCATCGCCGAGGCTGTTCAGGCAGAAGCGGCCGTACGCCTCGACGAAGCCACCCGCGCCCGGCAGGCCGAGGCCGGGATCCCTGCCCGCAAGCTCGGCGAAGGCGTGGCCTCGCAGATCGCGCTGGCGAGGCGGGTCTCACCTGCCAAGGGCGCCAAACTGCTGGGCCTGGCGAAGATCTTGATCACCGAGATGCCGCACACCTTCGCGTTGATGAAAGCGGGCCTGTTCTCGCAGTGGCAGGCCACCATCCTCGCCCGCGAAACCGCCTGCCTCTCGATGAAGGACCGCCGGGTCATCGACTACGAACTCTGCGCTATCGGATCCGATGGTGAACCGCCTGCTGTGGTCACGATGGGGCTGCGGCAAATGGAGAACGCGGCCAAGAAACTCGCGATCACCCTGGACCAGGAGTCCGTCGTGGCCCGTGCATCGAACGCGGAGAAAGACCGTCGAGTCAGCGTGCGACCGGCACCGGACACGATGACCTGGCTGGGTGCGCTGCTGCCGGTCAAGGACGGCGTCGCCGTCTACGCCGCACTGGACCAGGCAGCCAAGGCCGCGCAGGCTGCTGGGGATGAACGGACGAGGGGTCAGGTCATGGCCGACACACTGGCCGACCGCGTCACCGGCCGCACCACCACCGACGGCGCCAAGCCTCGGATCGAGGTCAAGATCGTCATGACCGCCGACGCCCTCACCAACGACAGCGACCAGCCCGCGATGGTCGAGGGCTACGGCCCCGTCCCCGCCGCATGGACCCGCGAAGCACTCGCCGACGCCGAGGTCTTCATCCGCAGGCTGTTCACCGACCCGGCCGGGCAGCTGGTCGCCATGGAATCCCGCTCCCGCAAAGCCCCCGACGGACTCGCCGAGTTCATCACCACCCGCGACGGCGGAATCTGCCGCACCAACGGCTGCGACGCCCCCATCCGCAACGTCGACCACGCCCAGCGCCACGCTGACGGCGGCAAGACCAGCGCCGCGAACCTCCAAGGGCTCTGCGAAAGATGCAATCAAGCGAAAGAAGCCCTCGGCTGGCAAGCCAGACCCAGACCCGACGGCAGCATCATCACCATCACACCGACGGGCCATATCTACGTGAGCCCACCACCCGACACCTGGCTTCCGGGCCCACCACCCCTCTCGCGGGGAGAGTTCGTGCTGCGCGATCTGCTCGTCGACCACACGCTCGCGGCCTGAGAGTCGCGCTGTCGAAACCTTCTTCGGATCGGTGCTTGACCTTGACCCTGCGTCAGGGCTGCACGCTTCTTTCACGGCCCCAAACGGGACCAGGAACACAAACACCGAACCAAGGAGCACGACATGAACAACGTCCTCACCCGCATGACCGCCGGCAAGAAGGACTGGAAGCGCATGGAGGCCCGCGCCGCCGAGCTGCCCTCCGACTACCGCACCGTCTACAGCAAGATGAAGAGCTACATGTGGCCCTTCACCGCCGGTGACGGGATGGACGTCGTCGCCATCCTGCGTGAGATTCTCGATCTGTTCGAGACCGAGGCCGCGGCCGGTCGTAAGGTCATCGAGGTCACCGGGACCGACCTGGCCGCCTTCTGCGACGCGCGGCTGCCCAAGGAAGGTGCCTACCACATCAACCTGCGTGCCCACCTCAACGACGTCGCCTTGAAGCTCTCTTGAGCGCGGTGAGCGGGAGCGTGGCGGATCCTCTATCGGCTCCAGAACAAATGTCTGGATAAGGCTATGGTTCGCCACCTCCGCGTGGTCCACTGTGACGCACGTCTCTTCTGGCTGCCCTAGCGGCAGCCCCGCATGCTGGAGGAACACAAGTGAACGACTCGGCCCTGCTCTCGGTCGGCCTCCCCATCGCGTTGGCGATCATCATGTTCGGGCTGGGCCTGAGCCTGACTCCGAAAGACTTCCGCCGAGTCGTACGCACCCCGCGAGCCGTCATCGTGGCGCTCACCCTCCAGATCCTGGTGCTGCCGCTGA
Coding sequences within:
- a CDS encoding HNH endonuclease, encoding MNETVDQLLTGPPLGASEGELVDWISRLEEVKCIAEAVQAEAAVRLDEATRARQAEAGIPARKLGEGVASQIALARRVSPAKGAKLLGLAKILITEMPHTFALMKAGLFSQWQATILARETACLSMKDRRVIDYELCAIGSDGEPPAVVTMGLRQMENAAKKLAITLDQESVVARASNAEKDRRVSVRPAPDTMTWLGALLPVKDGVAVYAALDQAAKAAQAAGDERTRGQVMADTLADRVTGRTTTDGAKPRIEVKIVMTADALTNDSDQPAMVEGYGPVPAAWTREALADAEVFIRRLFTDPAGQLVAMESRSRKAPDGLAEFITTRDGGICRTNGCDAPIRNVDHAQRHADGGKTSAANLQGLCERCNQAKEALGWQARPRPDGSIITITPTGHIYVSPPPDTWLPGPPPLSRGEFVLRDLLVDHTLAA
- a CDS encoding DUF1048 domain-containing protein; protein product: MNNVLTRMTAGKKDWKRMEARAAELPSDYRTVYSKMKSYMWPFTAGDGMDVVAILREILDLFETEAAAGRKVIEVTGTDLAAFCDARLPKEGAYHINLRAHLNDVALKLS